A genomic region of Prionailurus bengalensis isolate Pbe53 chromosome D1, Fcat_Pben_1.1_paternal_pri, whole genome shotgun sequence contains the following coding sequences:
- the SYTL2 gene encoding synaptotagmin-like protein 2 isoform X8: MSKSVPAFLQDESDDRETDTASESSYQLSRHKKSPSSLTNLSSSSGMTSLSSVSGSVMSVYSGDFGNLEVKGNIQFAIDYVDSLKELHVFVAQCKDLAAADVKKQRSDPYVKAYLLPDKGKMGKKKTLVVKKTLNPVYNEILRYKVEKQILKTQKLNLSVWHRDTFKRNSFLGEVELDLETWDWDNKQNKQLKWYPLKRKTAPVALEAENRGEMKLALQYVPDPIPGKKLPTTGEVHIWVKECLDLPLLRGNHLNSFVKCIILPDTSRKSRQKTRAVGKTTNPVFNHTMVYDGFRPEDLTEACVELTVWDHYKLTNQFLGGLRIGFGTGKSYGTEVDWMDSTSEEVALWEKMVNSPNTWIEATLPLRMLLIAKISK, from the exons ATGAGCAAGTCTGTTCCAGCATTTCTCCAAGATGAG AGTGATGACAGAGAAACAGATACAGCATCAGAAAGCAGTTACCAGCTCAGCAGACACAAGAAGAGCCCAAGCTCTTTAACCAATCTTAGCAGCTCCTCTGGCATGACGTCCCTGTCTTCT GTGAGCGGCAGTGTGATGAGCGTTTACAGTGGAGACTTTGGCAATCTGGAAGTGAAAGGAAATATTCAGTTTGCAATCGACTATGTGGACTCATTGAAGGAGTTGCATGTCTTTGTGGCCCAGTGTAAAGACTTAGCAGCAGCAGATGTTAAAAAACAGCGCTCAGACCC ATATGTAAAGGCCTATCTGTTACCAGACAAGGGCAAAATGGGCAAGAAGAAAACACTTGTAGTGAAGAAGACCTTGAATCCTGTGTATAATGAGATACTGCGG TATAAAGTCGAAAAGcaaatcttaaaaacacaaaagctgAACCTGTCCGTTTGGCATCGAGATACATTTAAGCGCAATAGTTTTCTAGGGGAAGTAGAACTTGACTTGGAAACTTGGGACTGGGACAACAAACAGAATAAACAACTGAAGTGGTACCCTCTGAAGCGAAAG ACAGCACCAGTTGCCCTTGAAGCAGAAAACAGAGGTGAAATGAAGTTAGCTCTCCAGTATGTTCCAGATCCAATTCCTG GTAAAAAGCTTCCTACAACTGGAGAAGTGCACATCTGGGTGAAGGAATGTCTCGATCTACCTCTGCTAAGGGGCAACCATCTAAATTCTTTTGTTAAATG TATCATCCTTCCAGATACAAGTAGGAAAAGTCGCCAAAAGACAAGAGCTGTAGGGAAAACCACCAACCCTGTCTTCAACCACACCATGGTGTATGATGGCTTCAGGCCTGAAGACCTGACAGAAGCCTGTGTAGAGCTTACTGTCTGGGACCATTACAAATTAACCAACCAGTTTTTGGGAGGTCTTCGGATTGGCTTTGGAACAG gtaaaAGCTATGGCACTGAAGTGGATTGGATGGACTCTACTTCAGAGGAAGTTGCTCTCTGGGAAAAGATGGTGAATTCCCCCAATACTTGGATTGAAGCAACCCTGCCTCTCAGAATGCTATTAATTGCCAAGATTTCAAAATGA